The following are from one region of the Cervus canadensis isolate Bull #8, Minnesota chromosome 23, ASM1932006v1, whole genome shotgun sequence genome:
- the TXNDC2 gene encoding thioredoxin domain-containing protein 2, with translation MSSHVTLQVPAHTLEAFVHEVSNVQRTHVGASEALQAVHTLPPEQSGDTPSSPAQIALPKQGDFLNSSAEAIPSEQADTPSFPEKTILSKKREILNSPQKNILPKQAATPSSSTQTISPKQGDIPNFPEKTILPKEGVILNPPSKTTLHKKANTPKSSEKPTSPKQGDTPKPSAKTILPKKADAPIFPIQAILPNQSYASKFSEKTISTKEGDIFNSSAKVIPSWPADSPNFPAKINPSWQADSAKFPAKIISPKQADSPNSPNQILSPKQTDSPNFPGKIISSRQADSPKFPLKTTLLNQVGIPTSSEKNISPKQGNTPNFPAKFSLPKKSKTHKFTTKAILSKQGDTPKSSDKTILPKEGETTKSSAETILLKASEIPKSSAKPILPKEGEIPESSAETILPKEGETPKSSAETTLLKEGQTPKSSTQTILLKEGETPKSSAKTILPKEGETPESSAETILPKEGETPESSAETTLPKEGQTPKSSTQTILLKEGETPKSSAKTILPKEGETPESSAETILPKEGETPESSAETILPKEGETPKSSAETILPKEGETPKSSAETILPKEGETPRSLEDTVWPPGGNSLQSEEDAEFLDEDLVKVILSKEDFEVALKEAGEQLVVVNFSATWCQPCKTIKSFFQTLSLKHEDVVFLEVDADECEQLVRECKVDCVPTFQFYRKEEKMGQFSGALHEKLETLITELK, from the coding sequence ATGTCCAGCCATGTGACTCTCCAGGTCCCAGCACACACCCTGGAGGCCTTTGTCCACGAGGTCAGCAATGTTCAACGTACACATGTTGGGGCATCCGAAGCCCTGCAGGCCGTGCACACACTCCCACCTGAGCAGAGCGGTGACACCCCCAGCTCTCCAGCCCAAATTGCCCTGCCCAAGCAGGGGGACTTTCTCAATTCCTCAGCAGAAGCCATCCCATCCGAGCAGGCTGACACTCCCAGTTTCCCAGAAAAGACCATCCtatcaaaaaagagagaaattctcAATTCCCCCCAGAAGAACATCTTGCCCAAGCAGGCTGCCACCCCCAGTTCCTCAACCCAAACCATTTCACCAAAGCAGGGTGACATTCCCAATTTCCCAGAAAAAACCATCCTGCCAAAAGAGGGTGTCATTCTCAATCCCCCCAGTAAAACCACCCTGCACAAGAAGGCCAACACCCCCAAGTCTTCAGAAAAACCCACCTCGCCCAAGCAGGGTGACACCCCCAAGCCCTCAGCCAAAACCATTTTGCCCAAGAAGGCTGACGCCcccatcttcccaatccaagccATTCTGCCCAATCAGTCTTATGCCTCCAAATTCTCAGAAAAAACCATCTCGACAAAAGAAGGTGACATTTTCAACTCCTCAGCCAAAGTCATTCCATCATGGCCGGCTGACTCCCCCAATTTCCCAGCCAAGATCAATCCATCATGGCAGGCTGACTCCGCCAAGTTCCCAGCCAAGATCATTTCACCTAAACAGGCTGACTCCCCTAACTCCCCAAACCAAATCCTCTCACCCAAGCAGACCGATTCCcccaatttcccaggcaaaatcaTTTCATCACGGCAGGCTGACTCCCCCAAGTTCCCACTCAAAACCACCCTGCTCAATCAGGTGGGCATCCCCActtcttcagaaaaaaacatctcaCCCAAGCAGGGCAATACCCCCAATTTTCCAGCAAAATTCAGTTTGCCCAAGAAGAGTAAAACCCACAAGTTTACAACCAAAGCCATTCTGTCTAAGCAGGGTGACACCCCAAAGTCCTCAGACAAAACCATCCTGCCCAAGGAGGGTGAGACCACCAAGTCCTCAGCAGAAACCATTCTACTCAAGGCGAGTGAGATCCCCAAGTCCTCAGCCAAACCCATTCTGCCCAAGGAGGGTGAGATCCCTGAGTCCTCAGCTGAAACCATTCTGCCCAAGGAGGGTGAGACCCCCAAGTCCTCAGCCGAAACCACTCTGCTCAAGGAAGGTCAGACTCCCAAGTCCTCAACCCAAACCATTCTACTCAAGGAGGGTGAGACCCCGAAGTCCTCAGCCAAAACCATTCTGCCCAAGGAGGGTGAGACCCCCGAGTCCTCAGCCGAAACCATTCTGCCCAAGGAGGGTGAGACCCCCGAGTCCTCAGCCGAAACCACTCTGCCCAAGGAAGGTCAGACTCCCAAGTCCTCAACCCAAACCATTCTACTCAAGGAGGGTGAGACCCCGAAGTCCTCAGCCAAAACCATTCTGCCCAAGGAGGGTGAGACCCCCGAGTCCTCAGCCGAAACCATTCTGCCCAAGGAGGGTGAGACCCCCGAGTCCTCAGCCGAAACCATTCTGCCCAAGGAGGGTGAGACCCCCAAGTCCTCAGCCGAAACCATTCTGCCCAAGGAGGGTGAGACCCCCAAGTCCTCAGCCGAAACCATTCTGCCCAAGGAGGGTGAGACCCCCAGGTCCTTAGAGGACACGGTCTGGCCCCCAGGAGGCAATAGCCTGCAGTCAGAGGAAGACGCAGAGTTCCTGGATGAGGACCTGGTGAAGGTGATCCTGAGCAAAGAAGACTTTGAGGTGGCGCTAAAGGAAGCTGGGGAGCAGCTGGTGGTCGTGAACTTCTCGGCCACGTGGTGCCAGCCCTGCAAGACCATCAAGTCCTTCTTCCAGACCCTGTCCCTGAAGCATGAGGATGTGGTGTTCCTGGAAGTGGATGCCGACGAGTGCGAACAACTAGTGAGAGAGTGCAAGGTCGATTGCGTTCCAACCTTTCAGttttatagaaaagaagaaaagatgggcCAGTTTTCTGGTGCCCTGCACGAAAAACTTGAGACACTCATTACAGAATTAAAGTAA